Genomic DNA from Armatimonadota bacterium:
CACCCGGGGATCCGCGAACGGGGAATCCGGATTCGCGCTGTCCGGAATCAACATCAGGATGGCCCGGGAGGGAGGTCCGGTGATGACGTCGAACTTTCCCGTCTGCCGGAGCTGGTTAACGATCTGGGGATCCGCGAACCGTGCCACGTCCAGCTGTCCCGCGAGGAGGGCCGCCTGGATGGTCAGGGGCTCCGCCTGGCCGAAGAACCGGAGCTCGATGCGGTCCAGATACGGCTTGGGGCGATCCCAGTACCGATCGAACCGGACGAAATCCGCATACGCGTTCGGATCGTACCGGGTGATCCGGAAAGGACCGGTGCCCACGGGTTGCCATTGGGCCCGCTCCACGCCCATCCGACGGATGGTGGTGGGGGAAGCGATGAGGGCCCCGCTCCCCGAGAGGGCCAGGTAGATGCCGTTGTCCCACCGGGAGAGGTTCAGGCGTACCGTGTACCGGTCCAACACATCCACGGACTGGATGTACGAGGGCAGCCGCTTGACCTCGATCTGATGGTCCAGGTTGAACTTCACCGCCTCCGCGGTCATCTCCGTGCCGTCTTGAAAGAGCACGCCCCGGCGCAGCCGCAAGATCAACGCCTTGCGGTCCGGGGCCACCTCCCACCGCTCTGCCAGCCGGGGGTACACCCGGTTCCACGCGTCCACGAACACCGGGGTCTCGTAGACCGGGATGGCCGGCAGGATCCCGAAGATGGGCATGAGCCACGGAACCCCGATGGGACCGCCCGCGGGAGGTTCCGCGATCCGGATGACCCCTCCCCGCTGCTTCTGCTCCGCGGGCCCCGCAACCCCGGCCAAGCCAAGGCTCAAAACCAGGAGGAGGCCGAGAGCCACCTTCCAGGACCGATGCATCTACCCTCACCCCCTGCAATTTGTAATCAGAGCTGTCAACATCTTCTCCGTCCTGATGTTTTCTACGAGCCCTCCCGGGTTTCCTCCTCGTCTTCGGCATCCGGGGCGGCGGGAAGGGGGATCCCGGAGGTGCGGAGGGCGGCGAGGTACTCCGAGAGGGCCTCTTCCCAGGGCCGCATGCGGATCCCTAAAGCTTTCAGTTTGGCCGTGGAGAGGGCGGAGTTCGCCGGACGCCGTGCCCGCGTGGGGTAGAGGGCCTGAGGGACGGGCTGCACGGTTGCCCTGTACCCCAACAGGACCAGGACCTGGCAGGCGAGGTCGTACCAGGTGCACGACCCGTCGTTCACCACGTGAAACACCCCTCCCGCCCCCCGACGCAGGAGGTCCACCAGGGCCCGGGCCGCGTCCACCGCGTAGGTCGGGGACATCCGGACGTCCGTCACCACCTGCAGGGGCTCCCCGCGCCGGGCGCGTTCCAACACGGAGAGCACGAAGTTGCCGCCCTTCGTTCGGGCCCCGCTTCCCCCGAACAGGCTCGCTACCCGCACGATGAGGGCGTCCGGGCAGGTCTGGCGCACGAGATACTCCCCGGCCAGCTTGGAGGCTCCGTACACGTTGATGGGATTCGGCGGATCCTCCTCCCCGTAGGGGTCCGCTTTCCCGCCATCGAAGACGTAGTCCGTGCTCAGGTACACGCAACGGGCCTGCACCTCCCGACACATCCGGGCCACGTTCAGGGCGCCCAGGGCGTTCACCCGGAACGCCACGTCCGGGCGGTCCTCGCACTCGTCCACCCGCACGTAGGCCGCGCAGTTCACCACCGCCTCCGGACGCAGGGGGAGGATCGCCTCCGCCACCGAGGCGGGATCCGCGCATTCCACCTCCCCGTGCCCGAGACCGATGGGGCACGCCCCCGCCTCCCGGAGGGCCCGAACCACCTCGCGTCCCAGCTGCCCCGTGGCTCCGATGACCACCACCCGCTTCACCCGTCTACCCTCCTCCCGCCGGGAGACCACGGGGGAACCCGTACACGAAGTTGTGGTCCGCCTCCCGCAGGGGCGGCCATGCCCGGTCCTTCTCGGAGAGCAGGGGATCCTTCACCGGCCAAGGGATGCCCAGGTCCGGGTCGTCCCACCGGATGCCTCGGTCCAGGGCGGGATCGTACTCCTCCGTGCACTTGTACAGGACGTCCGCGCCCTCGCTCAGCACGCAGAATCCGTGCGCGAACCCAGGAGGCACGTACAGCATGGTGTGCTCCTGCTCGGAGAGGGTCACCGCCACCCACCGGCCGTAGGTGGGTGAGCCCCGGCGGATGTCCACCGCCACATCGTAGATCGCCCCCCGGAGCACCATCACCAGCTTCCCCTGGGCCCTGGGAGCCTTCTGGTAGTGCAATCCCCGCAGGATTCCCCGCCGGACGGAGCGGGAGAAGTTGTCCTGCACGAAGGTCACCGGGATCCCGTGGCGTTCGAACTCCGACCTCCGGTAGGTTTCCAGGAAGAACCCGCGTGCGTCCGGGAAGGCCCGGGCCCGGATCAGGACCACATCCGGGATCTCCAGGGGAAGGAAGACGAAGGGCATCCCGCTCCTCTCAGGGCGGCATCTGGCAGAAGTCACAGGGGTCGGCGGGATGCCGCAGGGTGGTGAGCACCACGTGCGTGGAGGTGATGCGCACGGACCGGATGCGGAAGGACACGGGCCATTCCGCCATGTCCAGAAGGGGGTTGATCCGGCGCTCGAACTCCTCGACCACGGGAGCGGGGAGAGGCACGCCGTTCACCCGGAGGGCGTGCACCCGGACGAAGACCGCCGGGGTCCCCAGGGCCTCGAACCCCACCACCATCCCCACCCGCACGGGCATCCCCCTCATCCGGAGGACCCCCTGGCCCGCGATGAGACCCCGGTGGTACTCGAGACGGACCTCCTCCACATCCGGGTTCCGCGCCAGGAACTCCTCGAGGCTGCGGAGGCCCACCAGGGCGTGCAGGGCCGCGTCGCGCTGGGCGAGGATTCGGAGTCTCCCCCGCCTTAGCCCCTCGGGATCCAAGGTGATCCCCCGTAACCGCACCCAGAGGTGGTCCACTAGGAGGCCCGCGATGCGGGCCCGCTGAGCGTACAGGGAGATCCGGGCGTACATCCCCTCCTGGAGGTCCGGGACGGCCTCCAGGCGAAGCACGGGCGGGCCTCCCAGCAGATCCGCAAACGCACCGCGAAGAGCCCCCTCCGCGCCTCCTGCCGGCGCGGCGACGCTCCAGAGCATCAGGAGGAGCCCAAAGACCGATGGGCCGTGGGCCCACCGCCCCCTTCCGATCACCCGACCCCCGCCGCGGTCTCCAGCCAGTCGATGGGGCCGCACTCCGGAAAGGCCCGCAGGGCCTCCTCCAGGATCCCCTTGATCCGCTCGAGCGCCTCCGGGGTCTTCCCCTCCGCCCGGACCACCAGCACGGGCTGGGTGTTGCTGGCCCGGACCAATCCCCACCCATCCGGGAAGATCACCCGGGCGCCGTCCACGTCCACCACGGGATATCGCTGCTTGAAGCGCCGCACCAGTTCTCCCACCACCTCGAACTTGCGCTCGTCCGGGCAGGTCACCCGGATCTCGGGCGTCACGGAATAGCGAGGGATGTCGCCCAGCAGCTCCGACAGGGGCTTCTCCGTATGGGAGAGGATGCGCAGGAGCCGCGCGGCGGCGTACACCGCGTCGTCGTACCCGTAGTACTCGTCCGCGAAGAACATGTGGCCGCTCATCTCGCCCGCGAACACCGCCCCGATCTCCCGCATCTTCGCCTTGATGACGGAGTGCCCGGTCTTGTAAAAAAGGGGCCGGCCCCCCAGCCGCTCCACCTCCTCCACCAGGGCCTGGCTGCACTTCACCTCGATGAGGGCCACGGCCCCGGGATGCTTGGGGAGGATCTCCCGCCAGTACAGGATCATGAGTTGATCCCCCCACACGATCCGTCCCCGCTCGTCCACCACCCCGATCCGGTCCCCGTCCCCATCCAGCCCGATGCCCACATCCGCCCCTTCCCGGAGAACGGTCTGGATGAGGTCCCGGAGGTTGCGGGGATCGATGGGGTCCGGGTGGTGGTGGGGGAAGGTGGGATCGCTCTCGCAGTACAGGGGGATGATCTCCACCCCCAGGTCCTGCAGGGCTTGAGGGGCGATGACGCTCGCGGTGCCGTTCCCGCAGTCCAGCACCACCCGCGGTCGCCGCGGCCCGAGCCGGATCTTCTCCCGCAGCATCTGCCGGTAGGCGGGCTTCACGTCCACCACGCGCACGCTTCCTCTCCCCTCCACGCCCGCCTGGGCTTCCACGAGCCGCCGGATCTCCTGGATCTCCGGACCGTACAGGGTGCCGAACCCGTGGGCCAGCTTGAACCCGTTGTACTCCGGAGGGTTGTGGCTCGCGGTGACCATGATCCCCCCGTCGATCCCGAGATGCACCCGGGCGAAGTAGAACACCGGGGTGGTCACCATCCCGATGTCCGTGACCGCGCACCCGGAGCGGACCAGGGCTTCCACCACCGCGTCCCGGAGCACGGGGGAGGAGGTGCGGTTGTCGTGGCCCACCACGACCTCTCGGACTCCCCGTTCCGCCAGGAAGCGGGCATAGGCCCGGGCGATGGCGGCAGCCCCTTCCAGCGTGAGATCCTCACCGAACACGCCCCGGATGTCGTACTCCCGGAAGATGCGGGGTGGAACCGTCATGCCTGCCCTCCTGCACCGCTCCTTCCTCAATTCTAACAGCGGCCTCCCTCACTCCAGAGGGAGGGGGGCCGCGGCGGGAAGGGCCGGAGATGGCCGGAGAGCGAACCCCAGGAACACC
This window encodes:
- a CDS encoding ABC transporter substrate-binding protein → MHRSWKVALGLLLVLSLGLAGVAGPAEQKQRGGVIRIAEPPAGGPIGVPWLMPIFGILPAIPVYETPVFVDAWNRVYPRLAERWEVAPDRKALILRLRRGVLFQDGTEMTAEAVKFNLDHQIEVKRLPSYIQSVDVLDRYTVRLNLSRWDNGIYLALSGSGALIASPTTIRRMGVERAQWQPVGTGPFRITRYDPNAYADFVRFDRYWDRPKPYLDRIELRFFGQAEPLTIQAALLAGQLDVARFADPQIVNQLRQTGKFDVITGPPSRAILMLIPDSANPDSPFADPRVREAVGYALDREGLARVLGAGLGEPWNQIVPPGTPAVLNDYRGTTYNPQRARELLAQAGYPNGFSTRLIVAFYLQRDVGVALQQALQQVGIRAELELPQIGRYVEYQRKGWRGLLVHLYGYFPNINSYIGFYLSDTAAEVWASLKRPEGLQKLLEESAGTLTPQRHKLQQLHRMLLQDHTVIPVYTHPGAAVVVRKGIRDTGHLQGATWPFWKPAEAWISRQP
- the rfbD gene encoding dTDP-4-dehydrorhamnose reductase; protein product: MKRVVVIGATGQLGREVVRALREAGACPIGLGHGEVECADPASVAEAILPLRPEAVVNCAAYVRVDECEDRPDVAFRVNALGALNVARMCREVQARCVYLSTDYVFDGGKADPYGEEDPPNPINVYGASKLAGEYLVRQTCPDALIVRVASLFGGSGARTKGGNFVLSVLERARRGEPLQVVTDVRMSPTYAVDAARALVDLLRRGAGGVFHVVNDGSCTWYDLACQVLVLLGYRATVQPVPQALYPTRARRPANSALSTAKLKALGIRMRPWEEALSEYLAALRTSGIPLPAAPDAEDEEETREGS
- the rfbC gene encoding dTDP-4-dehydrorhamnose 3,5-epimerase translates to MPFVFLPLEIPDVVLIRARAFPDARGFFLETYRRSEFERHGIPVTFVQDNFSRSVRRGILRGLHYQKAPRAQGKLVMVLRGAIYDVAVDIRRGSPTYGRWVAVTLSEQEHTMLYVPPGFAHGFCVLSEGADVLYKCTEEYDPALDRGIRWDDPDLGIPWPVKDPLLSEKDRAWPPLREADHNFVYGFPRGLPAGGG
- a CDS encoding LmeA family phospholipid-binding protein; its protein translation is MLRLEAVPDLQEGMYARISLYAQRARIAGLLVDHLWVRLRGITLDPEGLRRGRLRILAQRDAALHALVGLRSLEEFLARNPDVEEVRLEYHRGLIAGQGVLRMRGMPVRVGMVVGFEALGTPAVFVRVHALRVNGVPLPAPVVEEFERRINPLLDMAEWPVSFRIRSVRITSTHVVLTTLRHPADPCDFCQMPP
- a CDS encoding phosphomannomutase/phosphoglucomutase; protein product: MTVPPRIFREYDIRGVFGEDLTLEGAAAIARAYARFLAERGVREVVVGHDNRTSSPVLRDAVVEALVRSGCAVTDIGMVTTPVFYFARVHLGIDGGIMVTASHNPPEYNGFKLAHGFGTLYGPEIQEIRRLVEAQAGVEGRGSVRVVDVKPAYRQMLREKIRLGPRRPRVVLDCGNGTASVIAPQALQDLGVEIIPLYCESDPTFPHHHPDPIDPRNLRDLIQTVLREGADVGIGLDGDGDRIGVVDERGRIVWGDQLMILYWREILPKHPGAVALIEVKCSQALVEEVERLGGRPLFYKTGHSVIKAKMREIGAVFAGEMSGHMFFADEYYGYDDAVYAAARLLRILSHTEKPLSELLGDIPRYSVTPEIRVTCPDERKFEVVGELVRRFKQRYPVVDVDGARVIFPDGWGLVRASNTQPVLVVRAEGKTPEALERIKGILEEALRAFPECGPIDWLETAAGVG